From Sporichthyaceae bacterium, one genomic window encodes:
- a CDS encoding heavy metal-binding domain-containing protein, translating to MKSQVGQEFENWHSGGELRGMTKMLADGRTQATQRLTEEARARGANAVIAFRFDTSELGGS from the coding sequence CTGAAGTCGCAGGTCGGCCAGGAATTCGAAAATTGGCACAGCGGGGGCGAGCTTCGGGGCATGACCAAGATGCTCGCCGACGGCCGTACGCAAGCCACCCAACGGCTCACCGAGGAAGCGCGGGCCCGCGGTGCCAACGCCGTGATCGCGTTCCGCTTCGACACCAGCGAACTCGGGGGCAGCTGA
- the tsaD gene encoding tRNA (adenosine(37)-N6)-threonylcarbamoyltransferase complex transferase subunit TsaD, with amino-acid sequence MAVVVGIETSCDETGVGVVRDGVLIGSALASSMEAHARFGGVVPEVAARAHLEALVPCLDAALAQAGITGADVDAIAVTAGPGLATALQVGLAAAKAYSIAWDVPLYGVHHLAGHVAADTLAHGALPNPCIVLIVSGGHTSLLVVRDLVADEIHHLGDTLDDAAGEAFDKVGRVLGLPFPGGPWIDRAAKEGDPAAIAFPRGLNRPGDPPFEFSFSGLKTAVARWVEREERAGNEIPTNDVAASFQQAVVDVLVDKSIAACRDQNVDTLVIVGGVAANSRLREIAAARCTAAGINLRVPALKYCTDNGAMIAAVGHMLLAAGAPADDLDLGADPSADLRTAALR; translated from the coding sequence GTGGCTGTTGTGGTGGGGATCGAGACCTCGTGCGACGAGACCGGCGTCGGCGTGGTCCGCGACGGTGTGCTGATCGGCTCGGCCCTGGCCTCCAGCATGGAAGCGCACGCGCGGTTCGGCGGCGTGGTGCCGGAAGTGGCCGCGCGGGCGCACCTCGAGGCGCTCGTGCCCTGCCTGGACGCGGCGTTGGCGCAGGCCGGGATCACCGGGGCCGACGTCGACGCGATCGCGGTCACCGCGGGGCCGGGCCTGGCCACCGCCCTGCAGGTCGGGTTGGCGGCCGCGAAGGCCTACTCGATCGCCTGGGACGTCCCGCTCTACGGCGTGCACCACCTGGCCGGGCACGTCGCCGCCGACACCCTCGCGCACGGCGCCCTGCCGAACCCGTGCATCGTGCTGATCGTCTCCGGCGGGCACACCTCGCTGCTGGTCGTCCGCGATCTGGTCGCCGACGAGATCCACCACCTCGGCGACACGTTGGACGACGCCGCCGGCGAGGCCTTCGACAAGGTCGGCCGCGTGCTCGGGCTGCCGTTCCCGGGCGGGCCGTGGATCGACCGCGCGGCAAAGGAGGGCGACCCCGCGGCGATCGCGTTCCCGCGCGGCCTGAACCGCCCCGGCGACCCGCCGTTCGAGTTCTCCTTCTCCGGCTTGAAGACCGCCGTCGCCCGTTGGGTCGAGCGGGAGGAGCGCGCGGGCAACGAGATCCCGACCAACGACGTCGCCGCCTCGTTCCAGCAGGCCGTTGTCGACGTGCTGGTCGACAAGTCGATCGCCGCCTGCCGCGACCAGAACGTCGACACCCTGGTGATCGTCGGGGGAGTCGCGGCCAACTCCCGGCTGCGGGAGATCGCCGCGGCGCGCTGCACGGCGGCCGGGATAAACCTGCGGGTGCCGGCCCTGAAGTACTGCACGGACAACGGCGCGATGATCGCGGCAGTCGGCCACATGCTGCTGGCGGCCGGTGCGCCCGCCGACGACCTGGACCTCGGCGCCGACCCCTCGGCCGACCTGCGTACCGCCGCGCTCAGGTGA
- a CDS encoding precorrin-3B synthase produces MNTPPRPRRLGPDACPGVLSVWQAQDGGLARVRLPGGRLASSGLRVLAEAATELGSGVLELTVRGNMQVRGLARGAERDLAERLRPAGLLPSDTHERVRNIVASPCSGLCGPEVWAVVAALDAAMIAEADLAALPGRFLFAVDDGTCDVTALGADVALFRGERSWEVVLGGTVPGVRVAEDQVVVAAVCAARAFLTERQAQGSGAWRLVELTEGPARVAAVVRAAIPTVHCAESLPPGALVRPRLPNLGPHATPLDGRVAVVVGVPDRTLSAQAAGALVDSGAAESVRVTPWRSLLVPGLDCPGVDIVRSWAGAHGLEVV; encoded by the coding sequence ATGAACACCCCGCCGCGCCCCCGCCGGCTCGGCCCGGACGCGTGTCCGGGCGTGCTCTCGGTGTGGCAGGCGCAGGACGGCGGACTGGCCCGCGTCCGGCTGCCGGGCGGGCGCCTGGCGAGTTCGGGCCTGCGGGTGCTCGCCGAGGCGGCCACCGAACTCGGGTCCGGGGTCCTGGAACTGACCGTGCGCGGAAACATGCAGGTCCGCGGCCTTGCGCGGGGCGCCGAACGCGACCTGGCCGAGCGCCTGCGGCCGGCGGGCCTGCTGCCCAGCGACACCCATGAGCGGGTGCGGAACATCGTCGCCTCGCCGTGCTCCGGCCTGTGCGGACCGGAGGTCTGGGCCGTGGTCGCTGCCCTCGACGCGGCCATGATCGCCGAGGCGGATCTGGCCGCGCTGCCCGGACGCTTCCTGTTCGCCGTCGACGACGGCACCTGCGACGTCACCGCGCTGGGGGCCGATGTCGCGCTGTTCCGCGGCGAGCGCAGCTGGGAAGTGGTGCTGGGCGGCACCGTGCCCGGCGTGCGGGTGGCCGAGGACCAGGTGGTCGTCGCGGCGGTCTGTGCGGCTCGGGCGTTCCTGACGGAGCGTCAGGCCCAGGGCTCGGGCGCCTGGCGGCTGGTCGAACTGACCGAGGGCCCGGCGCGGGTCGCCGCGGTGGTGCGGGCGGCGATCCCGACCGTGCACTGCGCCGAGAGTCTGCCGCCCGGGGCACTGGTCCGGCCGCGATTGCCGAACCTGGGCCCACACGCGACCCCGTTGGACGGTCGGGTTGCGGTGGTCGTCGGCGTGCCCGACCGGACCTTGTCGGCGCAGGCCGCCGGAGCGCTCGTCGACTCCGGCGCCGCCGAGTCGGTGCGGGTCACGCCCTGGCGCAGCCTGCTGGTTCCCGGCCTCGACTGTCCTGGCGTCGACATCGTGCGCTCGTGGGCCGGCGCCCATGGGCTGGAGGTTGTATGA
- the cobN gene encoding cobaltochelatase subunit CobN, which produces MPATHLLLSTSDTDLLSARAAAADWRLANPARLDLAELPDLLAGVEIVVVRILGGYRDWEDGFDLLRADGRPVVVVGGEQSPDAELMGLSTVPAGVAATAHTYLAYGGPANLGNLHGFLSDTLLLTGHGFEPPAELPGWGHLELEAEVTDGASGPRIGILYYRAHHAAGNTAFVVDLCRAVVARGGVPMPMFVSSLRVPDQSLLAELAPADALVVTVLAAGGTRPASVGAGEDDGAWDVAALAALDMPILQGLCLTSGRDRWAGSGEGLSPLDTATQIAVPEFDGRLITVPFSFKETDPDGLSVYAADPERCLRVAGIAVRHARLRHVAPAEKRLAMVLSAYPTKHSRIGNAVGLDTPASVIRLLQRLREAGYDIGPADGPGAVPGLPGSDGDALIAGLIAVGGQDPDWLTDAQLAANPIRLGAAEYGAWFATLPADLRESVEKHWGSAPGELFVDRSRAATSRDPAGEIVLAVIRAGNLALTVQPPRGFGENPVAIYHDPDLPPSHHYLAVYRWLGGDGPGCFGAHAMIHVGKHGNLEWLPGKTAGMSASCGTDAALGDVPFIYPFLVNDPGEGTQAKRRAHATLVDHLVPPMARAESYGDITRLEQLLDEHANIAAMDPAKLPAIRAQIWTLIQAAKLDHDLGLDDRPHDAEFDEFLLHVDGWLCEIKDVQIRDGLHILGQVPVGEPRVDLVLAMLRARQMWGGQVAALPGLREALGLAEDGSATREETDRIEAQARALVAAMEAADWDPAATDSILASSDVSGALAEGLKGAGHGRSCDLVAVAGVLRFAATEIVPRLNRTSDEIDAVLHALAGGYVPAGPSGSPLRGLINVLPTGRNFYSVDPKAVPSRLAYATGAAMAESLLERYRADTGAWPRSVGLSVWGTSAMRTSGDDIGEVLALLGVRPVWDEASRRVSGLEAIDLAELGRPRIDVTVRISGFFRDAFPHVVAMLDDAVRLVAELDESPQDNYVRDHVAADVAEHGDRRRATVRVFGSKPGAYGAGLLPLIDSRSWRTDADLAEVYAVWGGYAYGRDLDGVPARPDMESAYRRIAVAAKNTDTREHDIADSDDYFQYHGGMIATVRALTGKDPQAYVGDSTNPSAVRTRSLSEETARIFRARVVNPRWLTAMRRHGYKGAFELAATVDYLFGYDATANVVADWMYEQLTERYVRDPEQRKFFAESNPWALHSITERLLEAADRGMWEHPDPESLAALRDVYLETEGDLEANT; this is translated from the coding sequence TTGCCCGCCACGCACCTGCTGCTGTCCACCTCCGACACTGATCTGCTGTCGGCCCGTGCCGCCGCGGCCGACTGGCGCCTGGCGAACCCGGCCCGGTTGGACCTGGCCGAACTGCCCGACCTGCTCGCCGGCGTCGAGATCGTCGTGGTCCGGATCCTGGGTGGCTACCGCGACTGGGAGGACGGGTTCGACCTGCTGCGGGCCGACGGCCGGCCGGTGGTGGTGGTCGGCGGCGAGCAGAGCCCGGACGCGGAACTGATGGGCCTCTCCACGGTGCCGGCGGGCGTGGCGGCCACCGCCCACACCTATCTGGCCTACGGGGGTCCGGCGAACCTGGGCAACCTGCACGGGTTCCTGTCCGACACGCTCCTGCTGACTGGGCACGGCTTCGAGCCGCCCGCCGAGTTGCCGGGTTGGGGTCACCTGGAGCTGGAAGCGGAGGTCACTGACGGAGCGTCAGGTCCACGGATCGGGATCCTGTACTACCGCGCCCACCACGCCGCGGGCAACACCGCGTTCGTCGTCGACCTGTGCCGGGCGGTCGTCGCGCGCGGCGGCGTACCGATGCCGATGTTCGTGTCCTCGCTGCGGGTTCCCGACCAGTCGCTGCTGGCCGAACTGGCTCCGGCCGACGCGCTGGTCGTCACCGTGCTGGCGGCGGGCGGCACCCGACCGGCAAGTGTCGGTGCCGGCGAGGACGACGGGGCCTGGGACGTCGCCGCGCTGGCGGCGCTGGACATGCCGATCCTGCAGGGCCTGTGCCTGACTTCGGGTCGGGACCGGTGGGCCGGCTCCGGCGAGGGCCTGTCGCCGTTGGACACCGCTACCCAGATCGCCGTGCCGGAGTTCGACGGACGGTTGATCACTGTTCCGTTCTCGTTCAAGGAGACCGACCCCGACGGCCTCAGCGTCTACGCCGCCGACCCTGAGCGGTGCCTGCGGGTGGCCGGGATCGCCGTCCGTCACGCCAGGCTGCGCCACGTCGCGCCGGCCGAGAAACGCCTGGCGATGGTCCTGTCCGCCTACCCGACCAAGCACTCCCGCATCGGCAACGCAGTCGGCCTGGACACTCCGGCCAGCGTGATCCGCCTGCTGCAGCGCCTGCGCGAAGCCGGTTACGACATCGGGCCGGCCGACGGCCCGGGCGCCGTGCCGGGTCTGCCCGGCAGCGACGGCGACGCGCTGATCGCCGGGCTGATCGCCGTCGGTGGCCAGGACCCCGACTGGTTGACCGACGCGCAACTGGCCGCAAACCCGATCCGGTTGGGCGCCGCCGAGTACGGGGCCTGGTTCGCGACTCTGCCGGCGGACCTGCGGGAATCGGTCGAGAAACATTGGGGCTCGGCGCCGGGCGAGCTGTTCGTCGACCGGTCCCGCGCGGCGACATCGAGGGATCCGGCCGGCGAGATCGTCCTGGCGGTGATCCGTGCCGGGAACCTCGCGCTGACCGTGCAACCGCCGCGCGGGTTCGGCGAGAACCCGGTGGCGATCTACCACGACCCGGACCTGCCGCCCTCGCACCACTACCTGGCCGTCTACCGCTGGCTCGGCGGCGACGGGCCAGGCTGCTTCGGCGCGCACGCGATGATCCACGTCGGCAAGCACGGCAACCTCGAGTGGCTGCCGGGCAAGACCGCCGGGATGTCCGCCTCGTGCGGGACCGACGCCGCACTCGGTGACGTGCCGTTCATCTACCCGTTCCTGGTCAACGACCCCGGCGAGGGCACCCAGGCCAAGCGGCGGGCGCACGCGACCTTGGTCGATCACCTGGTCCCGCCGATGGCCCGGGCCGAGTCCTACGGCGACATCACGCGGCTGGAGCAACTGCTCGACGAGCACGCCAACATCGCGGCGATGGACCCGGCGAAGCTGCCCGCGATCCGGGCCCAGATCTGGACGTTGATCCAGGCCGCCAAGCTCGACCACGACCTCGGCCTGGACGATCGTCCGCACGACGCCGAGTTCGACGAATTCCTGCTGCACGTCGACGGTTGGCTGTGCGAGATCAAGGACGTCCAGATCCGCGACGGCCTGCACATTCTCGGCCAGGTGCCGGTGGGCGAGCCTCGCGTCGACCTGGTGCTGGCAATGCTGAGGGCCCGTCAGATGTGGGGCGGCCAGGTCGCTGCCCTGCCCGGCCTGCGGGAGGCACTGGGCCTGGCCGAGGACGGCAGCGCCACCCGGGAGGAGACCGACCGCATCGAGGCGCAGGCCCGAGCGCTCGTCGCCGCCATGGAGGCCGCCGACTGGGACCCCGCCGCCACCGACTCGATCCTCGCATCTTCTGACGTGTCGGGCGCCCTAGCTGAGGGGTTGAAGGGCGCGGGACACGGCAGAAGTTGCGATCTGGTTGCGGTGGCGGGCGTGCTGCGGTTCGCGGCCACCGAGATCGTGCCGCGCCTGAACCGGACGTCCGACGAGATCGACGCCGTCCTGCACGCCCTGGCAGGTGGGTACGTCCCGGCCGGGCCGTCCGGCTCGCCGTTGCGGGGTCTGATCAACGTGCTGCCGACCGGGCGCAACTTCTACTCGGTCGACCCCAAGGCGGTCCCGTCCCGGTTGGCCTACGCCACGGGCGCGGCGATGGCCGAGTCGCTGCTCGAGCGCTACCGTGCCGACACCGGCGCGTGGCCGCGGTCGGTGGGCCTGTCGGTGTGGGGCACCTCGGCGATGCGGACCTCCGGCGACGACATCGGTGAGGTCCTGGCCCTGCTCGGCGTGCGCCCGGTGTGGGACGAGGCCTCGCGGCGGGTCAGCGGCCTCGAGGCGATCGACCTGGCCGAACTGGGCCGGCCGCGGATCGACGTCACGGTGCGGATCTCCGGGTTCTTCCGCGACGCCTTCCCGCACGTGGTCGCGATGCTGGACGACGCCGTCCGGTTGGTCGCCGAACTCGACGAGTCGCCGCAGGACAACTACGTCCGGGACCACGTGGCCGCCGATGTCGCTGAGCACGGCGACCGGCGCCGAGCCACCGTGCGGGTGTTCGGGTCGAAGCCGGGCGCCTACGGTGCCGGTCTGCTGCCGTTGATCGACTCGCGATCCTGGCGCACCGACGCCGACCTGGCCGAGGTCTACGCGGTCTGGGGCGGTTATGCCTACGGCCGCGACCTGGACGGCGTCCCGGCCCGCCCGGACATGGAGTCGGCCTACCGACGGATCGCGGTCGCCGCGAAGAACACCGACACCCGCGAGCACGACATCGCCGATTCCGACGACTACTTCCAGTACCACGGCGGGATGATCGCGACCGTCCGCGCGCTCACCGGCAAAGATCCGCAGGCCTACGTCGGCGACTCGACCAACCCCAGCGCGGTCCGCACCCGCAGCCTGTCCGAGGAGACCGCGCGGATCTTCCGGGCGCGGGTGGTGAACCCGCGCTGGCTGACGGCAATGCGCCGGCACGGCTACAAGGGCGCGTTCGAACTCGCGGCCACCGTCGACTACCTGTTCGGCTACGACGCCACCGCGAACGTCGTCGCGGACTGGATGTACGAGCAACTGACAGAGCGTTACGTCCGCGACCCGGAGCAGCGCAAATTCTTCGCCGAGTCCAACCCCTGGGCGTTGCACAGCATCACCGAACGACTGCTCGAGGCCGCCGATCGCGGCATGTGGGAGCACCCGGACCCGGAGAGCCTCGCGGCATTGCGCGACGTGTACCTGGAGACCGAGGGCGACCTGGAGGCGAACACCTGA
- a CDS encoding class I SAM-dependent methyltransferase has product MATTQERPDPTAVLVAVWRAQHVRLDAPPHVLVDDVGIQLADTPDALEGLGVPHDADGAWRDLPVFAGAASRSYRGLMIARARMTEDLLLETGLEQLVILGAGLDSTAIRRTDLAGRLAVFEVEQPGPQRWKQRRLAELGIAVPPGLRFVPVDVESGEDWLDATLAAGLDPARPVFLATLGLTQYIGLAATMSLFERAATLARGTTMVMSFGVPDDLVDAAELDHFRSVLAVFERRGCPWVARYLPTEFTALATVGGFGEVDVVTPEDLTTRYFGGRDDGLRSHSAEYFVVARLT; this is encoded by the coding sequence GTGGCCACCACCCAGGAACGGCCGGACCCGACGGCGGTGCTGGTCGCGGTCTGGCGGGCGCAGCACGTGCGCCTGGACGCGCCGCCCCACGTGCTGGTCGACGACGTCGGCATCCAACTGGCCGACACCCCCGATGCACTCGAGGGCCTCGGCGTCCCGCACGACGCCGACGGCGCCTGGCGCGACCTACCGGTCTTCGCCGGCGCGGCCTCCCGGTCCTACCGGGGACTGATGATCGCGCGGGCCCGGATGACCGAGGACCTGCTGCTCGAAACCGGCCTGGAGCAACTGGTGATCCTGGGCGCCGGGCTGGACAGCACCGCGATCCGCCGCACCGACCTGGCAGGCCGCCTGGCCGTCTTCGAGGTGGAACAACCCGGTCCGCAACGCTGGAAGCAGCGCAGGCTCGCCGAACTCGGCATCGCGGTGCCGCCGGGGCTGCGCTTCGTGCCGGTGGACGTCGAGTCCGGCGAGGACTGGCTGGACGCGACGCTGGCCGCGGGCCTCGACCCGGCCCGGCCGGTGTTCCTGGCGACGTTGGGCCTGACCCAGTACATCGGTCTGGCGGCCACCATGAGCCTTTTCGAGCGCGCCGCAACCCTCGCCCGCGGCACCACGATGGTGATGAGTTTCGGCGTCCCGGACGACTTGGTCGACGCTGCCGAGCTGGACCACTTCCGATCGGTCCTCGCGGTGTTCGAGCGACGCGGTTGCCCGTGGGTCGCCCGCTACCTCCCGACGGAGTTCACGGCACTGGCTACCGTCGGGGGTTTCGGCGAGGTCGACGTGGTCACGCCCGAGGACCTCACCACGCGGTACTTCGGCGGACGCGACGACGGATTGCGGTCACACAGCGCCGAGTACTTCGTGGTGGCCCGCCTCACCTGA
- a CDS encoding precorrin-8X methylmutase: MKIEYVRDAAEIYRRSFATIRAEAALDQLPTDVARVAVRMIHSCGMTDLTTDLTYSQDVVTAARAALLAGAPILCDAQMVASGITRSRLPAQNEIVCTLADPRVPGLAAELGNTRSAAAVDLWGDRLAGAVVAIGNAPTALFRLLELLDAGAPRPAAVLGLPVGFIGAAESKEALAASPHRLPHLVVRGRRGGSAMAVAAVNAIASEVE; this comes from the coding sequence GTGAAGATCGAGTATGTGCGTGACGCTGCCGAGATCTACCGTCGGTCGTTCGCGACGATCCGGGCTGAGGCAGCCCTCGACCAGTTGCCGACCGACGTGGCCCGGGTCGCGGTGCGGATGATCCACTCGTGCGGGATGACCGATCTGACAACGGATCTGACATACAGTCAGGACGTCGTAACGGCGGCACGCGCGGCGCTGCTGGCCGGCGCGCCGATTCTCTGCGACGCGCAGATGGTCGCCTCGGGCATCACCCGCAGTCGGTTGCCGGCCCAGAACGAGATCGTCTGCACGCTGGCCGACCCGCGCGTGCCGGGCTTGGCCGCCGAACTGGGCAACACCCGGTCCGCGGCCGCCGTCGACCTGTGGGGCGATCGCCTGGCCGGCGCGGTGGTGGCGATCGGCAACGCCCCGACCGCACTGTTCCGGCTGCTCGAACTGCTCGACGCGGGCGCCCCGCGCCCGGCGGCCGTTCTCGGACTGCCGGTCGGGTTCATCGGTGCCGCGGAGTCCAAGGAGGCACTGGCCGCCTCGCCGCACCGACTGCCGCACCTGGTCGTCCGCGGCCGCCGCGGCGGATCGGCCATGGCTGTCGCCGCGGTCAACGCCATCGCGAGTGAGGTGGAATGA
- a CDS encoding precorrin-2 C(20)-methyltransferase, with amino-acid sequence MSGMTGKLYGVGLGPGDPELVTVKAARLLATAGVIAYHAARHGNSVALSIAAPYLTGDQIEEPLVYPLTVETTDHPGGYRGALEEFYDQAAGRLAEHLDAGRDVVVLCEGDPFFYGSYMHMHKRLAGRYPVEVVPGVTSVAGAAAELGMPLVERDEILTVLPGTLSPDVLAARLAQTDSAAIMKLGRTFTGVRDALAGAGRLDEAWYVERATTGRQRIARLADVDPATVPYFSVAVLPSRVHEATRAELATAPVRTGGRGEVVVVGLGPAGREWLTPQAQAALAAAEDLVGYGPYLDRVPPNPRQRRHASDNKVESERAEFALDLASRGRRVAVVSSGDPGVFAMASAVLEVAAEERWKEVPVRVLPGLTAASAVASRVGAPLGHDFCVLSLSDRLKPWDVIETRLAAVAAADLVLAVYNPASRDRTWQVARAREVLLEHRSPQTPVVIGRDVGGAAEHIEVTTLGQMQPGTIDMRCLLMIGSSTTRVITRGDGSTMVFTPRRYRPQ; translated from the coding sequence ATGAGTGGAATGACAGGCAAGCTCTACGGGGTCGGGCTGGGGCCCGGCGACCCGGAACTGGTCACCGTGAAGGCGGCCCGACTGTTGGCGACGGCCGGCGTGATCGCCTACCACGCCGCCCGGCACGGAAACAGCGTCGCGCTCTCGATCGCCGCCCCCTACCTGACGGGCGATCAGATCGAGGAACCGCTGGTCTACCCGCTGACGGTCGAGACGACCGACCACCCGGGCGGGTACCGCGGGGCGCTGGAGGAGTTCTACGACCAGGCCGCCGGCCGACTGGCCGAACACCTGGACGCCGGGCGCGACGTCGTCGTGCTCTGCGAGGGCGACCCGTTCTTCTACGGCTCATACATGCACATGCACAAGCGGTTGGCCGGTCGGTACCCGGTCGAGGTGGTGCCCGGGGTGACCTCGGTGGCCGGGGCGGCCGCCGAACTTGGGATGCCGCTGGTCGAACGCGACGAGATCCTCACCGTGCTGCCCGGGACTCTGTCCCCGGACGTGCTGGCCGCCCGGCTGGCGCAGACCGATTCAGCGGCGATCATGAAGCTCGGCCGGACGTTCACCGGCGTCCGAGACGCCCTGGCCGGAGCGGGTCGGCTCGACGAGGCCTGGTACGTCGAACGCGCCACCACCGGGCGGCAGCGGATCGCCCGACTGGCCGACGTCGACCCGGCCACTGTGCCGTACTTCTCGGTGGCTGTGCTGCCCAGCCGGGTCCACGAGGCGACCCGGGCCGAGTTGGCCACCGCCCCGGTGCGGACCGGCGGGCGCGGTGAGGTGGTCGTGGTCGGGCTGGGCCCGGCCGGACGCGAGTGGTTGACCCCGCAGGCGCAGGCGGCGCTGGCCGCCGCCGAGGACCTCGTCGGCTACGGCCCCTACCTCGACCGGGTGCCGCCCAACCCTCGGCAGCGGCGGCACGCCTCGGACAACAAGGTGGAGAGCGAGCGCGCCGAGTTCGCCCTCGACCTGGCCAGTCGCGGCCGCCGGGTGGCCGTGGTGTCCTCCGGCGACCCGGGCGTGTTCGCGATGGCTTCGGCGGTGCTCGAGGTGGCCGCAGAAGAGCGGTGGAAGGAAGTGCCGGTGCGGGTGCTGCCCGGGTTGACCGCGGCCAGTGCGGTGGCCAGCCGAGTAGGTGCACCGCTCGGGCACGACTTCTGTGTGCTGTCGCTGTCCGACCGGCTCAAGCCCTGGGACGTCATCGAGACCCGGCTGGCGGCCGTCGCTGCGGCGGACCTGGTGCTCGCCGTCTACAACCCGGCCTCCCGGGACCGGACCTGGCAGGTGGCCCGCGCCCGCGAGGTACTGCTCGAGCACCGGAGCCCACAGACGCCGGTGGTGATCGGCCGCGACGTCGGCGGTGCGGCCGAGCACATAGAGGTGACAACCCTGGGTCAAATGCAGCCCGGGACCATCGACATGAGGTGTCTACTGATGATCGGATCTTCGACCACGCGGGTGATAACCCGGGGGGACGGATCCACCATGGTTTTCACACCGCGCCGGTATCGCCCGCAATGA
- a CDS encoding SDR family oxidoreductase, with product MSAPILVTGGTGTLGTLLVRELQARGREVRVLSRKPRPGSVAGDESAPMRGEPEWFVGDLTTGIGVPAAVDGVHTIVHCATGLKGDAKMGAQLMIAAARANHPHIVFPSMVGCETIRSPQYRDKRAVERMLESGDLPWTVMRCTHFHEHLEAELAHAARFPLMLVPGATSFQPIAAAEVADRMADLCTGIQSHRVPDMGGPQILSAVEFASTWLAETGRVRKVLEVNKRGHQYEGWRTGAHLAPERGVGEQTFGAYLAATRRFRDAEAVAFEAAQAQQKATDRKLARAAKDAAKAQERAAKDAEKLTQQAEEQARKVQREQARAERLQPADPQTPAPTQQYPTPQQQPMPQQPMPQQQSMPQQQPMPQPPMQQPPNNAHWATVQPAQGMPQYPAQPPAGPAYVAAPVPPMTHLMADQLNPGPVTTTSPLPAQPGAEQSAAGQAFLTQPVQDSPAVPNQVASRSDSEQATQPGAPADLGRPAKPGDFSTA from the coding sequence ATGAGCGCGCCCATCCTGGTAACCGGCGGAACCGGGACGCTTGGCACTTTGTTGGTTCGTGAACTGCAGGCCCGGGGCCGTGAGGTCCGGGTTCTCAGCCGCAAACCACGGCCAGGCAGTGTTGCCGGAGACGAGTCGGCACCGATGCGCGGCGAACCCGAGTGGTTCGTCGGCGACCTGACCACGGGCATTGGTGTGCCCGCGGCCGTCGACGGCGTGCACACGATCGTGCACTGCGCGACCGGGCTGAAGGGCGACGCCAAGATGGGCGCCCAGTTGATGATCGCGGCGGCCCGCGCGAACCACCCGCACATCGTCTTCCCGTCGATGGTGGGGTGCGAGACCATCCGCAGCCCGCAGTACCGCGACAAGCGCGCCGTCGAGCGGATGCTCGAGAGCGGCGACCTGCCGTGGACCGTGATGCGCTGCACCCACTTTCACGAGCACCTCGAGGCGGAATTGGCCCACGCGGCCCGCTTCCCGCTGATGCTGGTGCCCGGCGCGACCTCGTTCCAGCCGATCGCCGCCGCCGAGGTGGCCGACCGGATGGCCGACCTGTGCACCGGGATCCAGTCCCACCGGGTGCCGGACATGGGCGGCCCGCAGATCCTGTCCGCCGTCGAGTTCGCCAGCACCTGGCTGGCCGAGACCGGGCGGGTCCGCAAGGTCCTCGAGGTCAACAAGCGCGGCCACCAGTACGAGGGCTGGCGCACCGGTGCGCACCTCGCCCCCGAGCGCGGCGTCGGGGAGCAGACGTTCGGGGCCTACCTGGCCGCCACCCGTCGCTTCCGGGATGCGGAGGCCGTCGCGTTCGAGGCGGCCCAAGCTCAGCAGAAGGCCACCGACCGGAAGCTCGCTCGCGCGGCCAAGGACGCTGCCAAGGCGCAGGAGCGGGCCGCCAAGGACGCGGAGAAGCTCACCCAGCAGGCCGAGGAGCAGGCCCGCAAGGTTCAGCGCGAGCAGGCCCGCGCCGAACGGTTGCAGCCGGCCGACCCTCAGACGCCCGCGCCGACGCAGCAGTACCCGACGCCGCAGCAGCAGCCGATGCCGCAGCAGCCGATGCCGCAGCAGCAATCGATGCCGCAGCAGCAGCCGATGCCGCAGCCCCCGATGCAGCAGCCGCCCAACAACGCCCATTGGGCGACGGTCCAGCCGGCGCAAGGCATGCCGCAGTACCCGGCTCAGCCGCCGGCCGGTCCCGCGTACGTGGCGGCGCCCGTGCCGCCGATGACCCATCTGATGGCCGATCAGCTGAACCCCGGTCCGGTGACTACAACGTCGCCGCTGCCGGCTCAGCCGGGCGCCGAGCAGTCCGCGGCGGGTCAGGCATTCCTGACCCAGCCGGTCCAGGACTCACCGGCGGTACCGAATCAGGTCGCGTCGCGATCGGACTCGGAGCAGGCCACCCAGCCGGGTGCACCGGCGGACCTGGGTCGACCGGCGAAGCCTGGCGACTTCAGCACCGCCTGA
- a CDS encoding heavy metal-binding domain-containing protein: protein MLITTTNDVAGHRIARVHGEVFGLTVRSRNIGPSTGAA, encoded by the coding sequence ATGCTGATCACAACCACGAACGACGTCGCCGGTCATCGGATTGCCCGCGTCCACGGCGAGGTCTTCGGGCTTACCGTCCGCTCGCGCAACATCGGCCCCAGCACCGGGGCGGCCTGA